The window GTTCAccagaaacaaacaaatcatgCTGACTTTGTTCACCTTTCTTCCAATTCTTATATAGATGGAATCTAAACATACATCTCCTATCCTATTGCACAAACAATttcatggtcacttaaatcTGTTTGTGTTGGTCTGTAGCTCCACTCGTGCATGGACTCGAATGAGTGGGTGACGTGTAAATGCTTATCTTGTAACctcctcatttttcctgattttgtaaGGGATGGTGGTAGGGGTGAAGagcaccatagctgaaacaacccaaccctttaaaaaaaacttaatgCAAACCCTTACATGTGTGTACCAGTTATCAACTAGTTGAGTAGAAGTCAGACACATGCACAAGTCCTTTTGTGGACACGGCCCTTATTCCTTATGTTTGAATTGAATTCCTTCTGCTTGAGTTATTGTCTCAAGGTTGTCTCCCTTGAgacaataactaaaaaaaaaaaaaaactatacagTACCTGTCATAGATTTCTGGCATGACTATTCCAGGGGTAGGGGGTGGGGGTTGGGGGTGAAGGGAGCCATAGCTGAAACAAGTCTAAAACTTTACAAAAGTGCCAACCTTAGGCCCAAACAATTATCTCAAGCATTgtgtttaggcctaagattCAAGTTACATAAGGGCAATAACTATGTAATAAATGTGTAACTGACTTAATATGATAATGCCCGGGGTAattaccctggccaaatttcgtcttgacaAGATTACCCTACCTATATCTAAGGGACagattttgtttatttgtgtgaaaaaaggacaaagtatttcgagcctccttaattaatCCCGCGATAAAATATCCCGCCTGCTACACATGAAGGATAGGATGGGATCAATATACATGTAGATACCATCCCAGAACATTGAAATGAAAGTGAATTTGTGCTTACTGCAGCTAAATGTCTTGCTCCCTCCAGAGAGGACAAATCAGCTACGATGTAGTTCGCCGATTCAGCTCCAAGTTTTCCACACTTTGAAACAACCTTCTGAAGTTCCTCTTCACGTCTCGCAACAAGCAAAACTTGAGCTCCAAGTTTGGCGTACTGGTAAGCAAGTTCCTCGCCAATCCCGGTAGATGCGCCACAAATTACCACCTTTTTGCCTCGCAGCGATTCAGGGTCGAATGTTTCCCTTGTGTACCAAGCGATCAAAGCAGCTATAAAAGCTGTGAACGCTGCAAAGAGGACGATCTTCCACATTACACCCGACATGTTGAATCAAACATTGCTTTGGGAAGTGGGCACGAGCACCATAAGGGTGGGGTAGGGGAAATTATGTTTCAATGTCGAAAATTCGGGTtcaattcttttattttgaatggagaaaagaaacaaaaatgtgCTATTAAACCGCttaaacattttccttttctcttctcGAGGCCTCGACTGTACTGTACggtttagaaagaaaaaaaatcgacCTTTTCCGAGTGTTTCCGATTAGTCCCTGCCCAAGACGAACATATATTGATTTACGAACGAggaattgttgttgttgttacgtGTGAAGTCCCCATGTGCTTTATATAGCTTAGtaatttttaagaatttttatgaaACTTTCGAAGATGAAAGTTGTCTTTATAACCAAGCGGGGATGGTTGATTCTTTTAGGCATGTGCTTGTTTGTTCTTGGGAACATTGTTCTTCTTTATCGTTTTGTCAGCAAACATTCCGCTTCGTTGGCTCTCGATCCAAGACTGACTCAACTCTCCGACAAATATTTAGAGAGTATGGCTGACGGAAAGTTAAAGGACATTGGCAATGTAGTTAAAACACTTCGAGAGAAGCCTTCAAAATCTGCGTCAACAATTTTGGAGGAATCAGTGGAAAAACCAGAAGAGGAAGGGAAAACCTCAAAAAAACCGAAAACGGTTTTAGTTCGGGTGGCCCGTCCAATTGTAATTTACCGTAAAAAACGGCCTCTAGTACCAGCTAACCCTAAAATTGTCACCACTGCTGTTCTTGTTGTAGCCTGCAACAGGCCCGAAGCTCTGATACGTTGCTTGGATCTGTTGTTGAGGTATCGTCCTTCAGCTGCTCAGTTCCCCATTGTGGTCAGTCAAGATTGTGGACATAAAGAAACTGCAGAGGTCATTGCAGCATACGGGTCTCAAGTTAAACATATTCGACAACCAGACCTGTCAGATGTTGAAGGTGTCCCTAGCAACATGAACTCCATGATGGGTTACTACAAGATCAGTCGGCACTATAAGTGGGCTTTTGGGCAGATGTTTGACGTCATGGGGTTTGACACTGTGACTGTCGTTGAAGATGACTTGGACATTGGTAAGACTTTAAAATCTTAATatagttaattaacaattagacccgtagcccggaAGGGCTACGCATCAATACCCCATGAGGTGAAGCCGAGTGGGCTATttacccgtggcccttgagggcgaagggtctaattgttttagtatcacccaactagtcggacagaaaaggcaaatgcaagttaaagaaataattatttgggaataaaacgaaagaaagcgaaACGCTTTTCGCTAcccgaggactattaataatagtcctctagtagcatgGCCAATCCAAATGCAGGATTTCCATTAGTCCActggttgggtgatactaataagaATTATTCTTGACTCTCTGTGAACAGAACAACCAGCAAGGAGATGGTATTCAAAGTCTGCAGGCATTATTACACTACTTAGCCTTGGCCTTGACCTGGGGCTTACAGACTTGACATGTTCCGAAGGATAAGGGTGGACCCAATAACTGCAGAGGCCTGCATTCCTCCCAACACATGTGGAATCCCacaatctttaaaaaaaaaaacctccaaTGAACCAAACACCACACCCAAACAACCTGAGCCACCAACGGCACAATCTTTATTGACACCTGATGCATCTTCCTGATTTCCTTTGCCAGAGGAGAGTGGTTGGTGATTTTCTCATCCTCTTTAGTCACCTGCACATTCCTATCCTAAGGCACTAAGAAATCTGCAAACATCCACTCTTGAGCCCCTGGGTCCACCACAGTAATGTCTGAACGATTATGTTTCACCTTCTGTGCCGTCTCGATGCTCCTATTCCACCAGATCTCCACATTCCTATTCCACATTCCCATTCCTTAAACCTTCACCTCATATGGAACCTCGTTATATCACACATCAGCACACTTCACACCATACTTCTGAAAAAGCTTCCAGTACACCCTCAAACCCATCGATCATATGTCCTCCAATACTCCCTCTGCGCCAAATGAGTACAGCCACATGCCTCCAACTGACTCCACCACCTTGCCACACACTCTACATTTTAGATGGACATCCTCCTTCTCAATTGTGACCTGAACAAAACCTTTCTCCTGAGCAGCAAAAAACATACCTACATGTACTCGTCTGTGCCCTTCCCCAGACCTCTACTGCAACAACCTCTCATCACCCACTTCACTGACATCCCTCATAAACTTTCCATGCAACATCTTCTCCTGAAACATCTCCTTCCTTGCTTTCTCCACCTGCTTCTTGTACTTGCTCTTCATTTATCCCTTCTGCAACGTCTCTCCAACAACCTTCAATATCCTCTCGTCACCCTCCTTAACATATGCAAACAGACCAAGTTCCACTTCCTTCACACAATCATACACACTGATCAATCCCCTCTGAACATCCCTCCTCTTCATTTACAACCTCACTCTACTTCCCTTCTTGAGGAATGCCCTGGGCAGAGATCTTCATCCTCTTCCTAGTCTTCACATCCGTCACCCTCAGTTTCCAACCACTCCAATCCAAAGTCCCTGCACTGTACCTCACCATACCTAAAACCTGTTGCATTTATCGCCAAAATCAAATTCTCACCATATGACTTTGACCTCACCACCAGTTTCACCCTCCTCTGCTTCAACACCAATGCAGCACACTTGTCCAGCCTAAACCCCATCCCTATGTTTCAATCAACCACCAATCCTTCCCATGCGTGTACCCAATGTTCTCCAATGTTCTCCTTTTTCAACAACATGGTGACAGCAATCATCGTGAGAACAAACAACAGTGGAGACGAGAAGTCCCCCTGGAATATTCCACGTTTGATCCCCACTTCACCCAACACTTCCCCATTTAACGTCAACACAGTTTTCCTATCACTCACTTTACCACACAACACACCCCTCACATTGTCAGCCACCTTCACCATTTTCAACAATCCGCAAACGCGGCACCATATCATAGGCCTCCTGATACTCTATCCACCCTATTGCCAAACACCTTTTCTTCACCTGAGCTTGAACTTTATGATATTGCACTGTTGGGAAAAGACCCCATAATAGGGAACTTTCATGGTATCTGTTTTAatacaaacatttcttttgttatttaaatgtgccaaccacaggaacaaaagaccctttgtttcgacagccaatgaggttctggttggcacattaatgatgATAGGTGACGTCAATGATATCTTTCCTATTTTAATTTATAACAATATTGATCTAAAAATCAGGCAAGTGAAAAAACTGCATAATTTGCCAAACTGAGTTGTATATCACCATTCACACAATCCACCAGTCCCTTTACTAGcagattttttaacattttacttgataAGATTCACGTAACGCAAAACATGATTTCTGCCGTGCGTGTCAAGTGAGGATGGTATAAAACTTACATTGTACGTTTGAGCAGTATTTAAGGTATCATCACCTTAGCATCCTTTACAAAGAAAACTCAAGGGGACATttaagaacccactcactgttcATGTTTTCAAAGACCAAGTAATTCAGATATTTATCTTCCCAATAAAGAGGTAGAAGAGgaaagaaagactgaaaaacTAGGAACTTTTAAGGAACCTAACAGGGTGGGTGTTGCAGTTGGGTGAAGTTATGGGAAAAATATTACATGTTTACATATATTACTTCACCACTCGCCTGTAGGGgctttcagggccaatgaaacaaacagaacaacaacaacaacaaattatgTTAAGAAATTATCagaactggccagaggcaaaccagttggctatttgcaaGTGAAGCGAAGAAGTTGAACCAAAGACTTAgtaaccaggatcaaattcaagtAGTATGTCTTGAATGTGGGGtatctggatctcaaggcaaccACACTATTAAAACACTGAGCCACACTGCCTCTGATGTCAGGTTATTAAATGTGCATGTAAATTCACCACCTAAATTTCAACAGTGTAGACATAGAATCAATACGACATCAATGATCGactttaataattattcttttttcttttgtttgtggtAGCCCCAGATTTCTATGAATACTTCACAGCAACAAAGTCTGTGCTAGAAAAGGATCCATCGTTGTGGTGCATTTCCGCTTGGAATGACAATGGCAAGGAAGGAATGGTTCAGAGAAATGATGTCCTTTATAGAACAGATTTCTTCCCTGGTCTCGGATGGATGTTAAGAAAAGATATTTGGAATGAACTCAAACCCAAGTGGCCTCTGGGTTTCTGGGACGATTGGATGAGAGAAGGAGCTCAAAGAAAAAATAGGGCTTGTATACGCCCAGAAATTCCCCGCACAAAAACGTTTGGTCGCGTTGGAGTTAGCCGTGGCCAATTTTATGATCAACACTTGCGATTTATTAAACTGAACGAAAAGTTTCACCCTTTCACAAAGACAGACCTTTCTTACTTA of the Montipora foliosa isolate CH-2021 chromosome 14, ASM3666993v2, whole genome shotgun sequence genome contains:
- the LOC137984267 gene encoding alpha-1,3-mannosyl-glycoprotein 2-beta-N-acetylglucosaminyltransferase-like yields the protein MKLSKMKVVFITKRGWLILLGMCLFVLGNIVLLYRFVSKHSASLALDPRLTQLSDKYLESMADGKLKDIGNVVKTLREKPSKSASTILEESVEKPEEEGKTSKKPKTVLVRVARPIVIYRKKRPLVPANPKIVTTAVLVVACNRPEALIRCLDLLLRYRPSAAQFPIVVSQDCGHKETAEVIAAYGSQVKHIRQPDLSDVEGVPSNMNSMMGYYKISRHYKWAFGQMFDVMGFDTVTVVEDDLDIAPDFYEYFTATKSVLEKDPSLWCISAWNDNGKEGMVQRNDVLYRTDFFPGLGWMLRKDIWNELKPKWPLGFWDDWMREGAQRKNRACIRPEIPRTKTFGRVGVSRGQFYDQHLRFIKLNEKFHPFTKTDLSYLLKDNYDRNFVARVHTLPLVTVDQLVSKNVFAEEVQIHYSSELDFKNVGKRLGVMIDFKAGIPRMAYQGIVTVVFQGKTVHLVPGD